The Thalassophryne amazonica chromosome 8, fThaAma1.1, whole genome shotgun sequence genome includes a window with the following:
- the tmem170a gene encoding transmembrane protein 170A — MQENYSETGFVKQMLDFNFVPRKNGTHRGNDTYLSDFSEMWYGVFMWAAVSSLVFHLPAALLALTTLRQHKIARFMPLAILLMGIVGPVCGGVLTSAAVAGVYMAAGKRMISLEALVFGVGQSFCVLIISFLRILATL; from the exons ATGCAGGAAAACTACAGCGAGACCGGCTTCGTCAAACAAATGCTCGATTTTAATTTCGTGCCGAGGAAAAATGGAACCCACCGCGGAAACGACACGTACCTCAGCGACTTCTCAG AGATGTGGTATGGAGTCTTTATGTGGGCGGCGGTTTCCTCTCTGGTCTTCCACCTGCCTGCAGCGCTGCTCGCCCTCACGACCCTGCGACAACACAAGATAGCACGCTTTATGCCCCTCGCCATCCTCCTCATGGGAATAGTGGGACCAGTGTGTGGAGGCGTCCTCAcca GTGCGGCCGTAGCTGGTGTCTACATGGCAGCAGGGAAAAGGATGATCTCCTTGGAGGCACTGGTTTTCGGTGTAGGACAATCCTTCTGTGTCCTCATCATCTCCTTCCTCAGGATACTCGCCACGCTTTAG